From one Lycium ferocissimum isolate CSIRO_LF1 chromosome 7, AGI_CSIRO_Lferr_CH_V1, whole genome shotgun sequence genomic stretch:
- the LOC132063278 gene encoding LOW QUALITY PROTEIN: linamarin synthase 1-like (The sequence of the model RefSeq protein was modified relative to this genomic sequence to represent the inferred CDS: substituted 1 base at 1 genomic stop codon) encodes MDSMSNGPQVITEKKHHPLLNMGIQSVKKPHAVCIPFPAQGHVIPFMKLAKILHSRGFYITFVNTEYNHRRLIRSQRPEFANGFEDFLFETIPEGLPPSDRDATQDPALLCDSIRKNCLTPFRDLLSKLISSSVVPPISCIISDGMMSFAIKAAQEFGIRDVQFWTASACGYMGYLQHHELXRRGIVPFKDDSFMEDGTLDRVVDGIPGMRNIRFRDLPSFIRTTDPDEILLNYLGDEAQNCLSTSAMIFNTFTALEHEVLEAIKARFPNIFVTGPLSLMEKTIPENKLSSFRPSLWKEEFQCLEWLNKQEPSSVIYVNYGCVTSMADNHLKEFAWGLANSKHPFLWIVRSDIVMGDSAVLPDEFLEEIKDRGLLASWCPQDQVLSHPSIGVFLTHCGWNSTIESMASGVPLICWPFFAEQPTNCRYACAEWGIGVEVNQDVKREEIEGVIKDMMEGEKCNELKNKALEWKKKAAEATAIGGPSCKDLDRFLENILLNRK; translated from the exons ATGGACTCAATGAGCAATGGTCCACAAGTTATAACTGAAAAGAAACACCATCCCTTACTAAACATGGGCATCCAATCTGTCAAAAAGCCACATGCAGTGTGTATACCATTTCCCGCACAAGGTCATGTTATACCCTTCATGAAATTAGCCAAGATTTTACACTCAAGAGGCTTCTATATAACATTTGTCAACACTGAATATAACCATAGACGATTAATCCGATCCCAACGCCCTGAATTTGCGAATGGCTTCGAGGATTTCTTATTTGAGACTATCCCGGAAGGATTGCCTCCATCAGATCGTGATGCAACTCAAGATCCTGCTTTGTTGTGCGACTCGATTAGGAAGAACTGCTTGACTCCTTTTCGCGATTTACTATCAAAGCTCATTTCATCATCAGTTGTTCCACCAATTTCTTGTATAATATCAGATGGAATGATGAGCTTTGCAATTAAGGCTGCACAAGAATTTGGCATCCGCGATGTCCAATTTTGGACAGCCTCAGCTTGTGGTTATATGGGATACCTTCAACATCATGAACTATGAAGAAGAGGGATTGTCCCATTCAAAG ATGATAGTTTTATGGAGGATGGTACACTGGATAGAGTTGTTGATGGGATACCAGGGATGAGAAACATTAGGTTTAGAGACTTGCCAAGCTTTATCAGGACTACGGATCCAGATGAGATTCTGCTAAATTATTTAGGTGATGAAGCACAAAATTGCTTGAGCACTTCTGCAATGATCTTCAACACATTCACTGCTTTGGAACATGAAGTCCTAGAAGCAATTAAAGCTAGATTTCCAAACATTTTCGTTACAGGTCCACTTTCATTGATGGAAAAAACAATCCCAGAAAACAAACTGAGCTCATTTAGGCCAAGTTTATGGAAAGAAGAATTCCAATGTCTTGAATGGCTGAATAAACAGGAACCAAGTTCAGTGATCTACGTGAATTATGGATGTGTTACTTCAATGGCAGACAATCACTTGAAAGAATTCGCGTGGGGACTTGCAAATAGCAAGCACCCTTTCTTGTGGATTGTTAGGTCTGATATTGTGATGGGCGATTCAGCCGTTTTGCCTGATGAATTTCTTGAAGAGATTAAAGATAGGGGATTATTAGCAAGTTGGTGCCCACAAGATCAAGTTCTTTCTCACCCGTCTATTGGTGTTTTTCTGACACATTGTGGATGGAACTCTACGATCGAAAGCATGGCTTCTGGAGTTCCTCTAATTTGCTGGCCATTCTTTGCTGAGCAACCAACAAATTGTCGATATGCTTGTGCAGAGTGGGGAATAGGTGTTGAGGTTAATCAAGATGTCAAGCGCGAAGAAATTGAAGGAGTTATTAAGGATATGATGGAAGGTGAAAAATGTAACGAGTTGAAGAACAAGGCGTTGGAGTGGAAGAAGAAAGCAGCAGAAGCAACTGCTATTGGAGGGCCTTCATGCAAGGACTTAGATAGGTTCTTGGAAAATATTCTCCTTAACAGGAAGTAA